One window of Klebsiella quasivariicola genomic DNA carries:
- the dprA gene encoding DNA-protecting protein DprA, translated as MTPDEIWLRLMKVSNLYGDRMLDIAQRLCTAGTVDRETLHAVGMTAAQAKLFFRLDGRELDETRRWLELPEHHLLRADDPRFPSRLRAIADYPGALLVSGDPALLHSAQLAVIGSRLHSWYGARWGKLFSEALARKGITITSGLALGIDGIAHRGALAAEGKTIAVLGNGLGQVYPRRHASLAQQIINNGGALVSEFPLITPPLPAHFPRRNRIISGLSLGVLVVEAALRSGSLVTVRCALEQGRDVFALPGPIGNPGSEGPHWLIKQGAVPVTSPEDIVEYWQTELAWLTDTSDSINNCADQPSVALPFPELLANVGDEVTPVDVVAERAGQSVPVTVAQLLELELAGWIAAVPGGYVRLRRASHVRRTHVFV; from the coding sequence ATGACGCCCGACGAGATTTGGCTGCGGCTGATGAAGGTCAGTAATTTGTATGGCGACAGGATGCTGGATATTGCGCAGCGGCTATGCACAGCCGGTACGGTAGATCGTGAAACGCTGCATGCCGTCGGGATGACGGCGGCACAGGCAAAGTTATTTTTTCGGCTTGACGGGCGTGAGCTTGACGAGACGCGGCGCTGGCTGGAGCTCCCGGAACATCATCTGTTAAGGGCCGACGATCCGCGCTTTCCGTCGCGGCTAAGGGCCATCGCTGATTACCCCGGTGCGCTGTTGGTCAGCGGCGATCCCGCCCTGCTTCACAGCGCGCAGCTTGCCGTTATTGGTAGTCGCTTGCATTCCTGGTATGGCGCTCGCTGGGGGAAGTTGTTCAGCGAAGCGCTGGCGCGTAAAGGGATAACTATCACCAGTGGGCTGGCGTTAGGCATTGATGGCATCGCGCATCGCGGCGCGCTCGCGGCTGAGGGTAAAACCATCGCGGTGCTGGGCAACGGACTGGGCCAGGTTTATCCGCGGCGCCATGCAAGCCTCGCCCAGCAGATCATCAATAATGGCGGTGCGCTGGTGTCTGAATTTCCACTTATAACGCCGCCGCTTCCCGCGCATTTCCCCAGGCGCAACAGGATTATCAGCGGCCTGAGCCTGGGCGTGTTGGTGGTTGAGGCGGCATTGCGAAGCGGATCGCTGGTCACCGTCCGTTGCGCCCTGGAACAGGGAAGGGATGTGTTCGCCCTGCCAGGCCCGATTGGTAATCCGGGATCTGAAGGTCCGCACTGGTTAATCAAGCAAGGCGCGGTACCGGTGACTTCGCCAGAGGATATCGTGGAGTACTGGCAAACCGAGCTAGCCTGGCTTACTGATACGTCTGATTCGATAAATAATTGCGCCGATCAGCCGTCTGTAGCATTGCCATTTCCGGAGCTCCTGGCTAACGTAGGAGATGAGGTAACACCTGTTGACGTTGTCGCTGAACGTGCCGGCCAATCTGTGCCAGTAACCGTAGCTCAGCTACTTGAACTGGAGTTAGCAGGCTGGATCGCAGCTGTACCCGGCGGCTATGTCCGATTAAGGAGGGCAAGCCATGTTCGACGTACTCATGTATTTGTTTGA